ACCTTGACGAAGGGAAAAGAGTACAGTCTCCCCctgaataaaatgtctcacatTTTGACATTTTGATGTAGCAAACTTTTTAACCTCCGTATACCCATATTATTTTTCAGCTTCTCAAATGTTGATGTAGGTAGTGACTTTGTAAGTATATCTGCCAGATTATCGCATGAGCGGACTTGTTGGACATCAATATCACCATTTTCTTGAAGTTCATGAGTGTGGAAGAATTTTGGCAATATGTGTTTTGTTCGGTCCCCTTTAatatatccttccttaagttgtTTGATGCAGGCCGAGTTATCCTCGAATAAAACTGTAGGACTGTCTGAAATACTTAATAATCCACATGATTCTCGAATATGTTGAATGGCCGACCTTATCCAAGTATATTCTCTGCTTGCTTCATGAATTGCTAGTAACTCTGCATATTTTGATGAAGTTGCAGCCATAGTGTGTTTTGTAGACTTCCAAGAGATAGCAGTATCACAATATGTAAATAGGTAACCTGTTTGTGATCGCCCAAAGTGAGGATTTGACATGTATCCCGCATCTGCATATCCAACTATTCGTGATCTTGAATTGTTTGGGAAGAATAGTCCAAGATCGATTGTCCCTCGAAGATATCTGAATATATGTTTGATTCCATCCCAATGCCTTTTAGTAGGGTCAGAACTAAATCTAGCCAACAGGTTCACTGCAAATGCAGTATCAGGTCGTGTATTATTTGCAAGATACATGAGAGCGCTAATTGCACTGAGATATGGAACTTCAGGTCCAAGAGTCTCTTCATCTTGTTTTCTAGGACGGAAAGGATCTTTTTTAACCTCGAGTGATCGAACAACCATTGGTCTGGTTAGTGGATGAGTTTTGTCCATGTAGAACCgatcaagaatcttttcagtatagtttgattgatgaacaaatattcctgaagataagtgctccacctgtatacctaaacaaaatcttgtccttccaatatctttcatttcaaactcatttttcaaatagttagcagcattagtaatatcttcagcagtaccgataatatacaataatatccacatatacaacaataatATCAAAAAAAGTTGATGATCGTTTAATAAAAATGCAAGGACACACTTGATTATTAACATATCCATGATTCAATAGGTATTCACTAAGCCTGttgtaccacatacgaccagattgtttcaaaccatacaatgatctTTGTAATTTAACTGAATATAAATGTCGAGGCTTAGTGTCCTCAATATTTAACCCTTCAGGGATTTTCATATAAATATCACTATCAAGTGATCTATATAGGTATGATGTCACAACGTCCATCAAACGTATTTCCAGTTTTTCCATACAAGCCATACCCATTAGAAAACGAAAAGTAACTTCATCCATCACAGGAGAGTATGTTTCCTGGTAATCAAAACCAGGTCTTTGAGAGAATCCCTGGGCTACTAGTCGGGCCTTATATCTCACAATTTTATTTCTCTCATTTTGTTTTCGTACAAACACCCATCTATTCCCGACAGGGACTACACCAGCTGGTGTTTGGACTGCAGGTCCAAATACTTTTCTCTTGCGCAAGGATTGCAATTCTTCTTAAATCGCAattttccattttggccaatcatctcGGTGTCGACACTCTTCCAtactttgtggttcaggatcgGAGTTCATAATAATATCAGATGTCACGAAAAAAGCATATACATCATCAACCTCAATACTCCCACGATCCAGTAATTTCGCGTTATGGACATAATTCATTGAGATCTCATAACTTTCAGGTACATTTGCTTCTGTGGAAGCATTTTCCACTTCTGGGGCATGTGCCACTTCTGGGGCAACATTCTCTTCTGGAGGCAGTCCCACATCTGGGAGTTTTGTTACAGCCACTTCAGGGGCTTGAACCTCTTCAGGAGGCAATACCACTTCTGGGgtattttctgaaacttttgccACTTCTGGGGAAATTTCAATCAATTTCCGTTTTTGTGGTACAATATCTTTTGCACCAGTAGGTCTACCACGCGTCTGGCGTGGCTTTGAATAACCAATCAATTCTTCAGGAATTGATTTCTTAGTAGGGATTTCAACTCGTGCCGGAGCATTAACAGCAGGTATATGTGATCTTATAATATGTCTAGAGTCACTAAAGGTATCCGGCATTTGATTAGCAATATTTTGCATATAAATAATTCTTTGAACTTCATATTCACATTGATTAGTACGTGAATCAATAGAATTTAATCCTGATACATTCCATGATATTTCGGAATTTAATTTATGCAAATCATTATCTCCCCCTAATTTAGGGAACATGGATTCATCAAAATGACAATCAGCACAGCGAGTAGTAAAAACATCACCAGTTAATGGTTCCAGATACCTTATAATAGACGAAGAATCAAAACCAACATATATACCAATTCTTCTTTGAGGTCCCATTTTATTTCTTTGTGGTGGTGATATAGGAACATACACAGCACAACCAAATACTTTTAAATGAGATATATTAGGTACTTGACCAAGAACTAATTCTTGAGGGGATTGTTTGTGGTAAGCAGAAGGCGTTATTCTAATTATATTTGCAGTATGAAGTATTGCATGACCCCAAATAGATATAGGTAACTTTGCTCTTAGGAGTAAGAGACGGGCAATAAGTTGAAGTCTTTTAATTaaggattctgctaaaccattttgtgtatgtacatgAGCTACCGGGTGTTCGATTGAGATTCCTACTGACATACAATAATCATTAAAAGTTGCAGATGTAAATTCAGCAGCATTATCTAGTCAGATTGATTTAATGGGATGGTCAGGAAATTGAGATTGGAGTTTaattatttgggcaagtaatttgGCAAAGGCTGTATTTCGGGTTGTAAGTAGACATACATGAGACCACCGAGTTAACGCATCAATTAAAACCATAaagtacctaaatgggccagaAGATGGTTGAATAGGACCACAAATGTCACCTTGAATTCTTTCTAAGAATTTTGGGGACTCGGTTTGAAGCTTAACTGAGGATGGTCGGACAATCAGTTTTCCTAAGAAACATGCCGAACAATGAAGCTCATCTTGGAATATTATCTTTTGAGTTTTAAGAGGATGTCCCACAGAATTTTTAACGATACGACGCATCATAGATACTCCTGGATGACCGAGTCTTTCATGCCAAAGGGAAAGTAGTTTTGGCTCTATGACTTTGAGGATGTTGACACTATGAGATTCAAGAACTCGTATACTCGTAACATATAATCCTGAAGAAACCGAGTGGAATTTTTCTAGGACCCTATTATTGTCAACGATTTTTGAGGTGATGAGAAGGTATTCTTTTTCATTCTCATTAGTAGTTTCAACGTGAAACCCATTAAGAcggatatctttaaaactcaGTAGGTTTATAGTTGACTTGCTAGAGTATAGAGCCTtttgtatgtgtatgtgtgtctTATTTGGTAGAAGAAAACTAGTTTTCCCGAAACCTTCTATTATATTTGATGTATCCGATACCGTCCAGACATGTGAGTTAGTTTTAGTCAACCGTGAGAAGTATTTCTGACTCTGTAAAATAGTGTATGTGGTTGCGCAGTCAACAATGCATATATCTTCCATCTCTATACATATATAAACGAAAAACATCTTTATTAAAAAAAACATACCAAGTACATAGAACAACATGAAACAAGTACATAAAATGAGTACATAATGGAAATAAGTAAAACACAAAGGAAATAAGTAAAGCAAGACAATACATATGAAGTCTAGTCGTCTAAATCATAATAAAGATTAACACGAATGTCTATttcatttgaggccttattgacTGGTTCATTAACTAGATTATAATTAGCGAAGTTGGTTTCTATTCTCTTTACATTATTCCTTTTGGATGACTCATAGAGATCAACAAGATGTTTGGGTGTGCGACAAGTACGTTGCCAGTGCCCCTCAGATCCGCACCTATGACAGATGCCTCGGTTCTCTCCTTCTTGGGGTGCCTTTCTTTTATTTGGCACTTCACGTTGCCATTTCTGGTGGCCAGAGTTATAACCATCACGTTGCCACTTCAGGTGGCCAGAATGATATTGATTGTAAAATTGACCACGGAAATTTCCACGTCCACGGTTTCGTCCATAACCCCGTCCTCCTCTATGCCCTTTTTCACGTTCATTCTTCAGGAATGATGTGTTATGTACTTCAGGTAATTGGGCAGAGCCCGTGGGACGTATCTGATGATTTTTCAGTAGCAACTCATTATTCATTTCAGCCACAAGAAGGAGAGATATCAGCTCGCCATATTTCTGAAAATTACGCTCCCTATATTGTTGAGCCAGGATCATAGTGTTGGGATGAAAGGTTGGGAGGGTCTTTTCAATTATTTCAGCATCAGTAATATTTTCAccacataaaattaattttgagctTATCTTGAAAAGAGCAGAATTATATTCAGCTACAGATTTGAAATCTTGTAACCTCAAATTAATCCAGTCATATCGGGAAGATGGCAAGTGAACAAGTTTCTGGTGATCAAATCTATCCTTGAGATTATTCCAAAGGCTGAGTGGATTTTTGATAGTGAGGTATTCAGATTTTAGATCTTCGTGGATGTGATACCTAAGAAAGATAATCGCTTTTGTATTTTGTTCAACAGTTGGGATTTTTTCCGGGTCAATAGTATCTTTTAGGCCATTAGCACTAAGGTGTAATTCCGAATCAAGGACCCATGACAAATAATTATTCCCCGAAACATCCAAGGTAACAAACTCTAATTTTGCAAGATTCGCCATTCTGAATagattttaaataagatataatatATCACATAATATTTAAACAGGCAAGTTGAAATAATAACTTTATGCAAAAGTTACGGCGGCATAGCCGGCCAGAAAACTTTTGATTATTACTTGACGGCAGCGCCATCTTTATAGTAGTATTACTTGACGGCAGAGCCATCTTTATAGATTTCAATTAGTAACATAAATATGTAATAATATTTAGAATAAAATAAGATAAAGAAAACGTACATCTTTTATGAAATAGTTTTAGTTGATAGGGACTCGTGGGTCAGAATAAGTCGTAACTCTTTCGAGAATAAAGTTTCATTTGACAGAGACTCGTGCTGATAACGTATTGTGAATAATGTGTTGTAAATATTATGAATAACGTATTGTAAATCTTGAATTACTGGATAATGTATGACTTAATAAATACACATAGAGAAAGTATAAATTGAAGAGAGAGAATTGTTGTTCAATATATTTTTCAGTGTGTCTGATTTCAATAACTGAAGGTCCTATTTATACTTACAGAACGATAGGATAAGATTACACGTATTtcgaaaagataagataggattaTACGTGCGACGAAAAtataagataggattgcacgtgctacgaaaagataagataggattgcacgtgCTACGAAAGAATTAGATAGGATTGCACGTGCTatgaaaagataagataggattttAATCAAAATTCTTCTTTACTAAGTTTCTTCTCTGAGAAGTTGTGCGAGTCTTCTTTAGTAAGTATCGCGAGTCTTCCTTAATAAGATTTGACAATCATTATTATAACATGGTTTCCTTATTGACaaattatttttcatttttttccaCGGTTTAgattttattatataattttgaatcactttaaaaaatttattatagATAATGAGCAATggttaatattaaaaaaattaagtgCTATGTAAATTTAATGTAATATTGGTTTTATTACTTTAAAGTTAAAAACTTGAGTTAGAATGTCCTGCCAAGTCCATGTCCATCTACGTGAATAAATAATTCAAAGAGGGTTGTCGTGTTCATGCAAAATTTTGCTTTATCCTATTGAAAGGAAgttcaataataaaatattggGAAAATAAAAAATTTGAGGTAAGATGGTTTTGTTAGTTAAGTTATTTAGTATTATTCAtgagtaatattaaattaatttttttcacTCAAACAAAACATATATGTTTCTATATAATATTCCAAAGTCTGTATGACGACTTTAATTAAATTTAACAGCTTAACAATCAAGACTAATTTAATGTACATTAACAAATGTAACCTCCACGTACTAAGTTGTCTTTAACGTAGAGATGCGAATGTGTTCAATCTATTACTACAATATAAAAGATGAAACATTGAAAATTTTGGTACGGTACCTGTTTTTTAGTACACGCTGAATTTACTGAATTACTCTTTTTTACTTAAAAGTTTTATTAGCCTtagtaatcgaattataatagaaaaataaatataaaaaaatttcaACTATAACATGTTACCTTTTTTAATTCTCTCAACTAAAACAACTTCTCTAAATATCACGGACAAacttatttaataaaatagaaaaataatattataaccactaataactaataaattacatttttcaactacttaattgtttattttatttaattattgttttaCTTAAAGATTTTGTTAAGTTATCCGAAAAGGCAATCTATTATAGGTGGTGTATGCTCTAAATTTAATCTATTATAAAGGGCAATCTATTTATGGTGTAGGCCATAAATTACCCATAAATTTATTTTACAATTATTCAAcgataaaataaaattaaaatcaaaaaatatTTAGCTCAACTAAAACTAAATAATTTATACTTTTTCGGGCTAAAAGAAATTATAACATATATTCGAGTTTAAACAAATTAAATCAAAACTGCAAATAATTGATTTGATTTGGTCAGTATAATTGGTCTTAAACTAAAacaataattagtttgatttatATATAACGCATAACATATATCAAAATTAGTcactataatataataaataaatatattcgACTATACTTATTCAGACAtatttattctttaaaaaaaatatttaataaaatattataaaaaactaaaaaataatatttttataaaacgtTTTAGGCTAGTATATATATAATAAGGATTATCATTTTTCTTCATTGCGATTCTTTGCTCACATCGGATTTTAACCGGAAACTAAACTAGTTAACCAAAATGGATATACAAGAGTCACAAGTTTTGTTTGTCCTAATTGAAGTATAAGCGTGGAAAGCTGGTAAAATTTTCCATAAGTGGGTTGATTATTATCAAAGTTTTAATTTGTTTAGTTATTTCAATTTAATACTTTTTGTGACACAAATTTGTTGGGTCAGTATAATTCGTCATTATATTAAACCATaaaattttctataattttatttttgtactAATTGAGAAAAGAAAATTTAAATATGTTCTTCTGTTTACTGAATATAATATTTTATTGCTTTCTTCCTTTCATAACAATGGTTATATAATTTTAATTGTATTTTTTAAAAGAACACATATTTACATTAGTAACACCTTAAAATACAATCCCAAAACTAAATATTGAAATTCAGAATTATCATTGTTTATAGAAGATTTGATTAAAAtgtagaaaagaaaaatatagtttttttaataattttattcaacTCCTAAATATTGTAAAAATAATTGTAACTGACTAATTTAACCACATTAATGTAAGTAGTTAGGGGGTTCATATTTGGTTTAATGAGCTATAAAGTTTTCATACTGTCCAAAGTGCAAAGTCAAACAAAGGAGGCAAAAGGGCACTGCTTTTTCGGCCGGCCTCGATATAAAGCGCAGAAGTGCTGCCAACCGGCCGGTTAGTTTCTGAATGTCTCTGATGCTCTTCCGGAGTTCCATATCTATTACCGCATTTGTAATAtctcatattttcagatattattataataattatttggaattatttatgtgatttttatgtgaatttttggtgaattatctgataattggaattggtgtttggatgtttatatgtgatattatttgagtattttaatttttatttgctcggaataaaatatagataattgtgatatttttctggtaatttttggactgttagatgattttataatgatttatgaaattattaattattttccgaataattacaaaattgttttataaagccgggaatcgtccaacctcaaccgtttttgcgtttttacaacccgaaactcttcctaaaactccttcctaacctaatttggtaattccgtacattttccgtgttttgactttttcgatccggattacggtttgacccgtgcgcggctcgacgcaagattttcgatacaatagttattttgataaatcaataaaacccgtattctcgagagacgggatattttttacattatttttgtatattgtattttatgaaaagcccggttttgatgattatccaattctagtattaaattatatcatttttatagttacttagtggctaagta
This genomic interval from Apium graveolens cultivar Ventura chromosome 8, ASM990537v1, whole genome shotgun sequence contains the following:
- the LOC141680218 gene encoding uncharacterized protein LOC141680218; its protein translation is MANLAKLEFVTLDVSGNNYLSWVLDSELHLSANGLKDTIDPEKIPTVEQNTKAIIFLRYHIHEDLKSEYLTIKNPLSLWNNLKDRFDHQKLVHLPSSRYDWINLRLQDFKSVAEYNSALFKISSKLILCGENITDAEIIEKTLPTFHPNTMILAQQYRERNFQKYGELISLLLVAEMNNELLLKNHQIRPTGSAQLPEVHNTSFLKNEREKGHRGGRGYGRNRGRGNFRGQFYNQYHSGHLKWQRDGYNSGHQKWQREVPNKRKAPQEGENRGICHRCGSEGHWQRTCRTPKHLVDLYESSKRNNVKRIETNFANYNLVNEPVNKASNEIDIRVNLYYDLDD